The Deinococcus depolymerans nucleotide sequence CCGACCTGCGGCCCGGTGAGCCCCCCCCGCCCGAGGCCGAGCAGCTGATCCTGAACCTGCGCGGCCACCACCCCACGCCGGACGCCCACCCCACACCGGAGACTCCGGTCGCGCCGCCCGTCCAGGCCGCGCCCGCAGCGGCCGTGATGGACGTGAGCGCCCTGGCAGCCGACTCGACCGGCACGCACCTGCGGGCGCTGGGCTTCGAGGTGCAGGTCACGACCGGCGTGGTTCCCTTTGCCGGGCAGCGGCTGGGCGTGGTGTCGGCGCGGCTGGCGGGAGCCGCGCTGGAGGCCGGGTGGCCCGCCGGTCGCCTGAGCGTCCTGAGCGAGTCGGCGGAAACGCGCGCGGCGTGGGCAGCCCGCGGGCTGCACGTCACGGCGCGGCCGGCCCGCGCGGCGCGTGCTACCTTGCCGGACGCCTGGAAAGACGCGGCGCTTCCGGGGAGGCCGGATTCATGAACGTACTGA carries:
- a CDS encoding Hpt domain-containing protein, with product MTLDPHGFLPLFAQETAAQLTALEAALHALEERPDDAEALRSAFQAAHSIKGGAAMLDLHALHGLMGAFEDLLQHLRDRPGRLDPGRWLPDAFTARDLILAQLSDLRPGEPPPPEAEQLILNLRGHHPTPDAHPTPETPVAPPVQAAPAAAVMDVSALAADSTGTHLRALGFEVQVTTGVVPFAGQRLGVVSARLAGAALEAGWPAGRLSVLSESAETRAAWAARGLHVTARPARAARATLPDAWKDAALPGRPDS